DNA from Dietzia lutea:
GACCCGCGATCGCGCGGTCCGAGCACTGGTCGAGCAGTCGGAGAACGCCCAGCTCGTTGTCGTCGGCTCCCACGGGCGCGGCGGATTCGCGGGCATGCTCCTCGGCTCCACCTCACGGGCGCTCCTGCAGGCGGCGCCCTGCCCGGTCATGGTCGTGCGTCCGGAGTCGCACTCATGAGCGGCTCGGAGGACGTTCAGGTTCGGCGCGACGCCGCCGCGGGGCGGTTCGAGATCCTCGTGGACGGCGTCGTGGCGGGCCAGGCCGAGTACAGTGACGGCCCGGACGGCGTCCGCGAGTTCCCGCACACGGTCGTCGCGTCCGAGTTCGGCGGCCGTGGCCTGGCCGGACGCCTGGTCGCCGAGGCCCTGCGGGAGACCCGCGAGGAGGGCTTGCGCGTGCGCCCGTCCTGCTCGTTCGTCGCGCAG
Protein-coding regions in this window:
- a CDS encoding GNAT family N-acetyltransferase, with the protein product MSGSEDVQVRRDAAAGRFEILVDGVVAGQAEYSDGPDGVREFPHTVVASEFGGRGLAGRLVAEALRETREEGLRVRPSCSFVAQYIEKNPDSAEVA